Within Triticum dicoccoides isolate Atlit2015 ecotype Zavitan chromosome 1B, WEW_v2.0, whole genome shotgun sequence, the genomic segment GCACAAGCATATCTAGCccgcagactgcaaatggccaagtaattggaatcatcctcaattcttgagccggcacatgagctcgtcttgaaaatttctgacagccatcacacttgctgaccagatcttccacatcagcatgagccgtcagccaataaaacccatgacgaaaagctttagcaacgagagatttagagccggcatgatggccgcaatctccttcatgaatctcccttagaatTTCACGGCCCTCCTTAGGAGAAACGCATCATTGAAACACCCCTGTAACACTGCATCTGTGTAGCTCACCATTGatgatagtcattgacttagacctctgggttatttgcctggccaaggtttcatcctcgggTAACTAGCCACGGGTCATATAAGACAAATATGGAACAgtccaatcaggaataacatggagagccgccaccaactgtgccttcgggtcaggaattgcaagatcttcctctgtaggcaatttaactgatgggttatgcaaaacatcaaggaaaacattagggggtaccggcttacgctgagaccccagccggcttaaagcaccaGCAACTTCATTTTTCCTGCAATCcacatgctccacttgataacccagcttagattcatctctttagccatccaaaaaccatggagtaaggcttcatactcagctgcattgttagtacaagggaacatcaatctTAAAATGTAACAAAATTTACCACCTCGCGGGGAAGTCaatgtaacccctccggtactctgatatgtacctggtaccctccCGAACACTTCcattgtccgaataccatcgtcctatatatcaatctttacctcttcaccattttgagactcctcgtcatgtccatgatctcatccgggatttgGAACAACATTCCGTTACCaaaccacataactcatataatatagtatcatcatcgaacgttaagtgtgcagaccctacgggttcgagaactatgtagacatgaccgagacacctctctggtcaataaccaatagcggaacctggatgctcatattggctccacatatcctatgaagatctttattggtcaagccGTTATGACAacgtacgttattccctttgtcatcggtatgttacttgcccgagatttgatcgtcggtatcttcatacgtagttcaatatcattaccgccaagtctctttactcgttccataatacatcatactgcaactaactcattagtcactttgcttgcaaggcttcttatgatgtgtattaccgagagggcccagatatacctctccaatactcggagtgacaaatcctaatctcggtctatgccaacccaacaaaacaccttcCGAGAtaactgtagagcatatttataatcacccagttagttgtaacgtttgatagcacacaagacattcctccggtatccgggagttgcataatctcatagtcgagggaatatgtattttacatgaagaaagcaatagcaataaaactaaagatCATAATgataagctaacaaatgggtcttgtccatcacatcattctcctaatgatgtgatctcatttatcaaatgacaacacatgtctatggttaggaaacctaaccatctttgatcaacgagctagtctagtataggcttactagggacacagtattttgtctatgtatccacacatgtatcaagtttccggttaatagaattctagcatgaataataaacatttatcatgaaataaggaaatgtaaaataacaactttattattgcctctagggcatatttccttcgcttAATTGCCATTAATGTGATATCCTTTAAACCTTATCGAGATCTTAGTACTCACCTAATACCACAGGAAAAAATTGAACAAAAATATTTTAGATAGAACATAAATTCAGTTTGCTGTCTAGAAAGAATACCTATTTTGGTAACCAAAATACTGATGAGAGGAAAATAAGGCAGAGAGTTATTAAGACTTGAAATAAGCTTCGTCTTGCTTTTATAAATAAGCCACGCGGTTTAGTGATACAAAATAGCGAGAAAACCGGCTTACAAATAAGATCAAAGAGAAAACTGACAAACAAAATCGCACAACAAGAAACGTGCACGTGCAGTAAGAACGTCACGACTATGGTGCCAAGCATAAGCACAAAGGAGCATGGGGATGGCGCCAGGCCACGTCCTAAGGGACCTGAGCTCCACGACAACATCCCATGAGGGTAATGACACAAAGTGCTGCTGCCGCCATGTTTGAATGGACGAACATCGGTTTTCACATGGAGCCCTGGCACAGGGAGAAGAATCATGACATCGTCCTTAAGAGGACAACAACACACGCGATCGTCACCACCGTCACAGCCAAAGTGAAGAGCTTTGGCTCTGTAACTTTCATGTGCCACTATGAAGCACCTAGGTCACTGAGCCCAACTAGGCGGACCGCACCCCGACATCCAGGACCCTAACTTGCTCACCGCCACCAACTGCCGACCCATGATCATTGCAAGAGATGCCCAAACCTGATGGAGGGACAACCCAACCTTAGGCCATAGGCAGGACTGGTCTGGCCAGGCCCTGGACCGTCGCCGATCCCCATCTGACGTGCTGGGCcaggagaaattgcctatttaaacCAAGATAAAATCACAAGTTTCGGAAATTAAAACTCAAAACTTGGTGCGCCTTGTGGATCGCTAAGCAATCATATGGTCGGCGAGGGCTGGGCATGCTGCGTGCCCTTGCGAATTTCTGATCCAAAGATGCATCTTTGTAGCCCTTTCCTCATGCCATCAACATTGGTGAATTCTTCAAAAATCTGAGGAAACAGTCGGGTGGGCCATAATTCAGTCCCTACTTATACGCACTGAGTTAAATAGCCTTCGAGGACAATATTTCATACTATTGAAATTTTAAGCACAAATGTATTAGATCAAGCACTTGTGATGAGCTTTGACACTACTCTTTACTAGCAAAATACCCATGTGTTGCAATTGAGTCAACTTTATTCTAGTGGTTCACTGTAAGAGAATTTTGATTCTTGGGAGGGAATCCATAAACAAAGGTAAGGAATATATGATGCGATTGAGACTGTGTATGTACAACTATGTGAGTTGACTTTGTTGTTTGTTTGCAATGGATTTCTTGCTATtgataatttatttatttattgttgaTATCTTTGCAAGGGATTTCTTTCCCCACAAACAAGATGGTGCCGGGTCGGTTTGATTTTTTTTGGGGGGTTTATAGCGTAGTTTGAAAAAAAATGTGGGAGGAGACATGTATCGATGGGAGTTGTGGGGACGATGGAAGTGAAACCAACAAACTGATTTTCCATCATAAATAAATGTTTTTTGTATATCCAGATCAAGCAAATATTTATCACAATTTTTTAAGACCATTCAAACTATGTATACAACTCACTCATTATACATTGAGGGAAAATAAGTTAAAAAGTCCATTCATTGATCGCATTTTTGGTTGGTAGCTTACCAAGTAGACAACCAGTTTCTCAAAtctcaaaaaaaaagagcgaacaaCCTGATTGAAAGATCTACCCAAATGATAAGTGACACGCATGTGGCACGAAATAACACCACGCTGGCATTTTTTACACTAAAGTTGTCATTCAAAAAAAAACTGAAACCTGTCATCCAAACAGAAAGTTGTCATGTTTCACAACTAAACTTGCCATCCTCGGGTAACTAAACTTCATAAAAAAGTCAGAGCGGAATTGCTTcgcgccacacgtgtggcacttatcagggTATTATACAGTGAAATCTGCTATAGCCGGCTGATTAGGACTTGTTGTACCTGCACTGAACAACTTTTCAGTTTCAGGATTCTCAGAAAAAAAAAACTGTTCAGTTTCATTGGCCCGCGCCCCAACCAACAGCCCAAAAGCTCCGGATCCCTAATTTGCAGTCGCCCCACTGGCAACGCATCCGACGGCAGCCACGTTCGAGCGAGGCCATAAAATCccctggcctgttcggctgccgccATCGCATTTTCTAGGGTTTATCTCCGCCTTGATTGCTCCTCCGCCACCTCGGCGCTCCGTCGTCTTCTCACGTGAGCGCGCGAGAAGCCACAGGAACCGAGCAAAATGGTCAGGCCCTAACACGGATTCATCTCTGTCCTCTCCATtgtacttttgtactccctccgttcctaaatatttgtcttttagattTTAAAtgtactaccacatacggatgtatatagacatattttaggatgtagattcattcattttgcttcgtatgtagtcacttgttgaaatctctaggaagacaaatatttaggaacggagggagtagtgaacATTTGTCTTTGGTGCTTTGCTCTGCATGGCCTGTTCTTCTTCGACTAGCCTAGTTGACCTGCAATATGTGTTTTGCATTGCCCTTGTCTTGGGCCGATCGGTTGCTTATTTCTTGTTTGAGGCTTTAGAGCACACGTTCGTTTTTAACTAAGGTGGCATTCTTCTTGAGACAAATCTTCCCGTCATCTTGATATGCATGTAGAGTGAAGTGCGGTCATTCCTGTCAACACGATACATCGATCGGCGACCGCTTGGTGTAGTGCATTTTATACGCATGGTTCTTGTGATGAGATGTTATTTATCTGTTCTCGCACCATCATAGCCATTTCTAATTCAAAACGTTAATTGTGTGATATACAGGACTAGTCACTGGATCATGACCTTTGCAATTCAGATTTTTGTTTTGCTAGGGAGCTATCTTAATGTAGCTCTAGAAACAGCGCGTTACCGCATAGTGGAATATCCTTTTTGTCGATTTCAAGGTATGACGGATGCAAGTTGGATGAGTATTGAGATTTACTTTTTTCTGCTTGTCCATGCCAATGGCCACTGTTTTTCTTCTTCTGAAAGTTTTGCTAAAGGAATTTACCCAATTaggatgttgggatggtttaacagCCAGTTTCGTTCAGTTTCTGTATTATTAATGTGACGCTCCCATGCTATCGGGAATAATACACCACTGCTCTAGAGGTAAAGCTTACATCATTTATGAAGTTATCGCCCATTCTGTTGTCCCATCTCTGGTATGGTCTGTAGAAGTAGGACAAAGGTATTAAGTTTTTTTTCAGTAAAGCAAAACCTTTATTAGCTAGATTGTTCTACTTGTGCTGATGGTTTTCTATGCCATCGAGTCACATAATTAAATGATTAATCCACACATAGATAGAAGCACAAGGATGTAAGGATCAATTTTGAAAGAAATCACTGGGTatacatttttcttttctttctgttgACAGGCGAGGGGTCTGAAGAAGCATGTGAAGAGACTCAATGCCCCTAAGCATTGGATGGTTGAAAAGCTTGGTGGAGCATTTGTAAGTATATTTGATTACTCTAAATATGATGTTCAAATTTTAAAGAATGACGGGATACGTATGTGTTATATTTGCTCAGTACTTATGATAATTTCTATTGAGCAGGCACCCAAGCCGTCTTCAGGTCCCCACAAAGCTAGGGAGTGCTTGCCATTGATCCTTATGCTCAGGAACAGGCTGAAGTATGCACTGACCTATCGTGAAGTTGTTTCAATCATGATGCAGCGACATATTATGGTTGACGGGAAGGTTAGGACTGACAAGACATATCCTGCTGGATTCATGGGTAATTTTTCTTGCTTGTGTTTTGATCCAGATTTTCCTTTCTTGCTTATGAGATGTTGCAGACTGTTATTAATTTACTCTGTTCTGCAGATGTTGTGTCAATTCCGAAGACAGGGGAGAACTTCCGCCTTCTTTACGACACCAAGGGTCGCTTCCGTCTCCACAGCATCAAGGATGAGGAGGCTAAGGTAAGCATCTGTACAATTGTCCAGAATACGAGCTGTTCTTGCTTTGGATGCTTCTCTGTGATATGTTACATCAATCAGTATGCTTGTGTGATATGCTAAATTCACCACCGTAATTTTCCATGTTCCGTGTGTTTCTTTGATGCAATTAAGGAACTTGAAGCCAGATTGTTAGAAGTCCAATTCattaaaaaaaatcatacaagacttATATATCGATTAAGTTGCTTCCCTAAAAGCCCACTGTCGTTTTGATTTTTCTAGTTACTTGTTCGTACTATTTTTCTGTCCAAAATTCCCAATGCGGTTACATAAGTATACTTTGCTCAGGTTGTTTTCTGTTTTGCTTTTCAAAAACTAAACTCAATAAATGGTAAAAAGAACATATTCCTAGTGATGATTATCTTGTGGCTTGAGAATTATATCACTTTTATCGGAACCCTAATCTGTTATTGAGTTTGTAATCTGTTTTGCAGTTCAAGCTCTGCAAGGTTAGGACTGTGCAATGTGGACAGAAGGGCATCCCTTCCCTCAAAAC encodes:
- the LOC119306814 gene encoding 40S ribosomal protein S4-1-like isoform X1, giving the protein MARGLKKHVKRLNAPKHWMVEKLGGAFAPKPSSGPHKARECLPLILMLRNRLKYALTYREVVSIMMQRHIMVDGKVRTDKTYPAGFMDVVSIPKTGENFRLLYDTKGRFRLHSIKDEEAKFKLCKVRTVQCGQKGIPSLKTYDGRTIRYPDPAIKPNDTIKIDLENNKIVDFIKFEVGNFVMMTGGRNTGRIGVIKSREKHEGSFETIHVEDALGHQFATRLANVFTIGKDRKAWVSLPKGKGIKLTIIEEARKRVAAAAVSEPSENK